From the Apus apus isolate bApuApu2 chromosome 4, bApuApu2.pri.cur, whole genome shotgun sequence genome, one window contains:
- the LCOR gene encoding ligand-dependent corepressor isoform X2 translates to MQRMIRQFAAEYTSKNSSTQDSSQPNSTKNQSLLKASLVASSPTAATAQNPVLSKLLMADQDSPLDLTVRKSQSEPSEQDGVLDLSTKKSPCAGSTSLSHSPGCSSTPGNGRPGRPSQHHPEGLQSGDGVPPRSLQDGTREGYGHSTSLKVPLARSLQISEELLSRNQFSTAASHGPSGLQNHGQHLILSREASWAKPHYEFNFSRMKFRGNGALSNISDLPFLTENSAFQKMALQTKQDGKKDMSHSSPVDLKIPQVRGMDLSWESRTGDQYSYSSLVMGSQTESALSKKLRAILPKQNRRSLLDAGPDSWGSDAEQSTSGQPYPTSDQEGDPGSKQPRKKRGRYRQYNSEILEEAISVVMSGKMSVSKAQSIYGIPHSTLEYKVKERLGTLKNPPKKKMKLMRSEGQDVSVKIELDPQGEAAQSANELKDE, encoded by the exons ATGCAGCGAATGATCCGACAGTTTGCTGCTGAATATACCTCAAAAAATAGCTCTACTCAGGACTCCAGCCAGCCCAATAGCACAAAGAACCAAAGCCTGCTGAAAGCATCTCTGGTCGCCTCCTCTCCCACGGCTGCAACTGCTCAGAACCCTGTGCTCAGCAAACTTCTCATGGCTGACCAAGACTCACCTCTGGACCTTACTGTCAGAAAGTCTCAGTCAGAACCTAGTGAACAAG ACGGTGTGCTTGATTTATCCACTAAGAAGAGTCCTTGTGCCGGCAGCACCTCTCTGAGTCATTCTCCAGGGTGCTCCAGTACTCCGGGAAATGG GCGACCTGGGAGACCCAGCCAGCACCATCCGGAGGGACTACAGAGTGGTGATGGGGTACCTCCAAGAAGCTTGCAGGATGGAACCAGGGAAGGTTATGGCCACTCCACATCTCTTAAAGTACCGCTGGCTCGATCACTCCAGATTAGTGAAGAACTGCTGAGCAGAAACCAGTTTTCTACAGCTGCCAGCCATGGGCCATCTGGACTACAGAATCATGGACAGCATTTAATATTATCCAGGGAGGCTTCTTGGGCAAAACCACACTACGAATTCAATTTCAGCCGCATGAAATTCAGGGGAAATGGTGCACTCAGCAACATCAGTGACCTTccttttcttacagaaaactCTGCCTTTCAAAAAATGGCACTTCAAACTAAACAGGATGGGAAAAAGGACATGAGCCATTCATCTCCTGTGGATTTAAAGATACCACAAGTTCGAGGCATGGACCTTTCATGGGAGTCCCGCACTGGTGACCAGTACAGCTATAGCTCTTTGGTAATGGGTTCACAAACGGAGAGCGCGCTTAGCAAAAAGTTAAGGGCTATCCTTCCgaaacaaaacaggagaagTTTGCTGGATGCTGGACCAGATTCCTGGGGCTCAGATGCTGAGCAGTCTACCTCTGGACAGCCATATCCCACCTCAGATCAAGAGGGAGATCCTGGCTCCAAGCAACctaggaagaaaagagggagaTACAGACAGTACAACAGCGAGATACTGGAGGAAGCAATCTCTGTGGTTATGAGCGGGAAAATGAGCGTTTCCAAAGCTCAGAGTATTTATGGGATCCCCCACAGTACACTGGAGTACAAAGTTAAAGAGAGGCTGGGCACTTTGAAAAAccctccaaagaaaaaaatgaaattaatgagGTCGGAGGGGCAGGATGTTTCAGTAAAGATTGAATTAGATCcccagggagaagcagcacaaagtGCGAATGAATTGAAAGATGAGTAG